The following coding sequences are from one uncultured Bacteroides sp. window:
- a CDS encoding alpha/beta hydrolase — protein sequence MRKILFILMLIPAICSFGQETEWLDLDYVGDGIEGHKLDIHLPPTGQSNYKAVVLIYGSAWFANNMKQMAFQSMGKSLIDAGFAVISINHRGSMEAHYPAQINDVKAAIRFLRGNADKYHIDDSFIGITGFSSGGHLSALAGTTNNVKKFTVGDITLDIEGNLGSYTDNSSRVDAVVDWFGPIDMTTMKDCKGVNDEKSPEAILIGGAPADNLDMLALLNPMTYIDKTDPKFLVIHGDADNVVPHCQSEFFAAALKKDGLLDDFITVSGGQHGPVTFNEETFGKMTAFFLKEAGM from the coding sequence ATGAGAAAAATATTATTTATTTTGATGCTGATTCCTGCTATATGTTCTTTCGGGCAGGAAACTGAATGGCTAGACCTCGACTACGTGGGCGATGGTATCGAAGGACATAAGCTGGATATTCATTTGCCGCCTACGGGACAAAGCAATTATAAGGCAGTGGTACTGATTTATGGAAGTGCCTGGTTTGCTAATAATATGAAACAGATGGCTTTTCAGTCAATGGGGAAATCGCTCATAGATGCTGGTTTTGCTGTTATCTCCATTAACCATCGTGGAAGCATGGAAGCACATTATCCTGCACAGATAAATGACGTGAAAGCAGCTATACGCTTTCTTAGAGGTAATGCAGACAAGTATCATATCGATGATTCTTTTATCGGTATTACCGGTTTCTCTTCAGGTGGTCACCTTTCTGCATTGGCAGGAACGACCAATAATGTTAAAAAGTTTACAGTAGGGGATATTACCCTTGATATTGAGGGTAACTTGGGATCCTATACCGATAACAGTAGTCGGGTAGACGCCGTTGTAGATTGGTTTGGCCCTATTGATATGACGACCATGAAAGATTGTAAAGGCGTGAATGATGAGAAGTCACCGGAAGCCATACTAATTGGTGGTGCACCCGCCGATAATCTTGACATGTTGGCTTTGCTCAATCCGATGACTTATATAGATAAGACAGATCCAAAATTTTTAGTGATTCACGGTGATGCCGACAATGTGGTGCCTCACTGCCAAAGTGAATTCTTTGCGGCAGCATTGAAAAAGGATGGTTTGCTCGATGATTTTATAACAGTCTCTGGCGGTCAACACGGTCCGGTGACATTCAATGAAGAAACATTTGGTAAAATGACGGCATTCTTCCTTAAAGAGGCAGGTATGTGA
- a CDS encoding family 43 glycosylhydrolase, with translation MTAKHLLLIFTMLLAGIVKAQNPVIQGQFTADPTARVFNGKIYLYPSHDIPAPADKPKLRKDWFCMEDYHVFSSDNLTKWTDHGVILTQKQVNWVNADTYSMWAPDCAYKDGMYYFYFPAMVKPDSITKRFGMMIGVAVSDRPDGGFVPMTEPIKGVYGIDPCTLIDDDGQAYIYWSGRGMHGARLKPNMLQLDSKPVAIEKLPKGMKEGPFVFKRNGKYYFTFPWVPKEGETENLSYAMGDSPLGPFEYKGLIMDQSPTKCWTNHHSIVEYKGEWYLFYHHNDFSPKFDKNRSVRIDKIHFNEDGTIQKVIPTLRGVGITNATDEIQLDRYSKLSKEGAAIAYVDTTNYFAGWKTILSAKKAYVQYNDVDFGTTGLKSVTAQVLDGKGKLLVKIDGKIVAKITTGKDELITVPVHDIPNGVHNLTVAMGSKGSVELDWLKFE, from the coding sequence ATGACCGCTAAACATTTATTATTGATCTTTACAATGCTGCTTGCCGGCATTGTAAAGGCACAAAATCCCGTTATTCAGGGACAGTTTACTGCCGATCCAACGGCGAGAGTATTCAACGGAAAAATCTATCTCTATCCTTCGCATGATATACCTGCGCCCGCTGACAAACCTAAACTTCGTAAGGACTGGTTTTGCATGGAAGACTATCACGTGTTTTCATCCGATAATTTGACCAAGTGGACTGACCATGGGGTTATTCTGACACAGAAACAGGTCAACTGGGTGAATGCTGATACTTACTCCATGTGGGCGCCCGATTGTGCGTACAAAGATGGTATGTACTACTTTTATTTTCCTGCAATGGTTAAACCTGATTCGATAACTAAACGATTCGGAATGATGATAGGGGTAGCTGTATCCGACCGTCCGGATGGAGGATTTGTACCTATGACAGAACCTATTAAAGGCGTTTACGGCATAGATCCTTGCACGTTGATTGATGACGACGGACAGGCCTATATCTACTGGTCGGGTCGGGGCATGCATGGGGCACGTCTTAAACCCAATATGCTTCAATTAGACTCTAAGCCCGTTGCTATTGAGAAGTTGCCTAAAGGAATGAAAGAAGGCCCTTTTGTTTTCAAACGTAATGGTAAGTATTATTTCACTTTCCCGTGGGTGCCTAAAGAGGGCGAAACAGAAAATCTCTCGTATGCCATGGGAGATAGTCCGCTAGGTCCCTTCGAGTATAAAGGCTTGATTATGGATCAGTCGCCTACGAAATGTTGGACAAATCACCATTCAATCGTTGAATATAAAGGCGAATGGTATCTGTTCTATCACCATAACGATTTCTCTCCGAAGTTTGACAAAAATCGCTCCGTTCGTATAGATAAGATTCATTTCAATGAAGACGGTACTATCCAAAAGGTAATACCAACTCTGCGTGGTGTGGGAATAACGAATGCGACCGATGAAATTCAGCTTGACCGTTATTCAAAATTAAGCAAAGAGGGTGCGGCTATAGCATACGTTGATACAACTAATTATTTTGCAGGTTGGAAGACCATATTAAGTGCGAAAAAAGCCTATGTGCAATATAACGACGTCGACTTTGGAACCACCGGACTGAAATCTGTTACGGCACAAGTTCTTGATGGAAAAGGCAAGCTGTTGGTGAAAATTGACGGTAAAATCGTAGCTAAGATTACTACCGGAAAAGATGAACTGATTACGGTTCCTGTTCATGATATTCCGAATGGTGTACATAATCTGACTGTCGCTATGGGCAGCAAAGGGAGTGTAGAACTGGATTGGCTTAAGTTTGAATAA
- a CDS encoding family 43 glycosylhydrolase — protein sequence MNTKNILLLGALLMSAPIFQKASAQVGAPFIHDPSTIVECDGKYYTFGTGGGGLISADGWTWEGGAVRPGRGAAPDALKIGDRYLIAYSATGGGLGGGHAGRVLTMWNKTLDPKSPDFAYTEPVEVAHSLDDEDCDAIDAGLLLDPTDGRLWLSYGTYFGFIRIVELDPKTGKRVEGNKPANVAIDCEATTLMYRDGWYYLLGTHGTCCDGPNSTYNIVVGRSRKVTGPYIDNVGRDMIEGGGKMLIAAGERKTGPGHFGRFIMEKGVEKMSFHYESDFDQGGRSVLAIRPLLWKNGWPVAGEAFKEGTYEIESERRGYALELAVDFVRMQHKMSRFWEKNDKPLKPLKNQTLADVKNTWPTGNIDLRIGDYMFRPHQRWTITAVPEAGGYLGGPYYKIVIEGTNRALAATADAEVVTVPEFTGAPEQLWRLDQLTDGTYRIMPKKVPNTDRKLALISVGDSTPTLGEFDMNSDNSKWNFHDR from the coding sequence ATGAACACAAAAAATATATTGCTACTGGGAGCGCTCCTGATGTCTGCACCTATATTCCAAAAAGCATCTGCACAAGTTGGCGCTCCTTTTATTCATGATCCATCCACTATCGTAGAGTGTGATGGTAAATATTACACTTTTGGTACAGGCGGAGGCGGACTGATTTCCGCTGATGGCTGGACGTGGGAAGGTGGTGCAGTACGCCCCGGCAGAGGTGCTGCTCCTGACGCTTTGAAAATAGGCGATCGATATCTTATTGCTTATAGTGCCACTGGTGGTGGACTGGGTGGTGGACATGCGGGTCGGGTATTGACCATGTGGAACAAAACATTAGATCCTAAATCTCCTGATTTTGCTTATACTGAACCTGTCGAAGTAGCTCATTCGCTTGATGATGAAGATTGCGATGCCATTGATGCCGGATTGTTACTCGATCCTACGGATGGTCGCCTGTGGTTATCATACGGCACTTATTTCGGATTCATCCGAATTGTAGAACTTGATCCCAAGACCGGCAAGCGTGTGGAAGGCAACAAGCCGGCCAACGTTGCCATCGACTGCGAAGCTACTACGCTGATGTATCGTGACGGATGGTATTATTTACTGGGTACGCACGGCACTTGTTGTGATGGTCCGAACTCTACTTATAACATTGTGGTAGGTCGTTCTCGTAAAGTGACCGGACCTTATATTGACAATGTAGGTCGAGATATGATAGAAGGCGGTGGTAAAATGCTGATCGCAGCGGGTGAACGTAAAACCGGCCCTGGACACTTCGGACGTTTCATCATGGAAAAAGGCGTGGAAAAGATGTCGTTTCATTATGAATCAGATTTCGATCAAGGTGGCCGTAGCGTGCTGGCTATCCGTCCGCTTTTGTGGAAAAATGGATGGCCTGTAGCGGGAGAAGCCTTTAAGGAAGGAACGTATGAGATAGAATCTGAACGTAGGGGCTACGCTCTCGAATTGGCTGTAGACTTCGTACGCATGCAGCACAAGATGTCTCGTTTCTGGGAGAAGAATGACAAACCTCTCAAACCTTTGAAGAATCAGACGTTGGCAGATGTGAAAAATACTTGGCCAACAGGAAATATTGACCTACGGATAGGCGACTATATGTTCCGTCCTCATCAGAGATGGACTATTACCGCTGTACCTGAAGCCGGTGGATACTTGGGCGGACCTTATTACAAGATTGTGATTGAAGGAACTAATCGAGCATTAGCTGCTACGGCAGATGCTGAGGTAGTGACTGTTCCCGAGTTTACCGGAGCGCCTGAACAATTATGGCGTTTGGATCAACTGACGGACGGTACCTATCGTATTATGCCTAAGAAAGTGCCTAATACCGATCGAAAATTAGCACTGATATCAGTGGGCGACAGTACGCCTACACTTGGAGAATTCGATATGAATAGTGATAACTCTAAATGGAACTTCCATGACCGCTAA
- a CDS encoding acetylxylan esterase yields the protein MSIFHHKLWLVLGLALLTGLYAEAQQTGAVTHPAPNRTPGGFPGPRQSKPIQTPTYLADYFAPSTKDAAVPDDKGFIRRWMLLEPISKPNRTNTVFTDSYLRQAFDTLYFKGQFSILPKDGDKVKVGKQKLAWHALDSKLYNVKLYRFAAALKKPVYGIIFWAVTIIDAPEDLTDIRLSAGSNSASGWWLNGKEVLLLSGDRRMVVDDCLSRRITLKKGRNILRGAVINGPGMSDFCVRFLHEDGTPVKNITIMQP from the coding sequence ATGAGTATTTTTCATCACAAATTATGGCTGGTTCTCGGTCTCGCCCTGCTTACAGGGTTGTACGCTGAAGCACAGCAAACTGGTGCGGTTACACATCCCGCTCCAAATCGTACACCGGGAGGATTTCCTGGTCCGAGACAATCAAAGCCAATACAAACACCTACCTACCTGGCCGATTACTTCGCGCCATCCACAAAGGATGCCGCCGTACCGGACGATAAGGGCTTTATTCGCCGTTGGATGTTGCTGGAACCCATCAGCAAACCCAACCGCACGAATACAGTCTTTACCGACAGCTATTTACGCCAGGCCTTCGACACGCTCTATTTCAAGGGGCAGTTCTCCATTCTGCCCAAAGACGGCGACAAAGTGAAAGTGGGTAAGCAAAAATTGGCTTGGCATGCACTAGATAGTAAGTTATATAACGTGAAGCTATATCGTTTTGCAGCCGCACTGAAGAAGCCGGTGTACGGCATCATATTCTGGGCGGTTACAATCATCGACGCTCCTGAAGATCTAACGGATATTCGTCTTTCAGCGGGTTCCAATTCTGCATCGGGTTGGTGGCTTAATGGTAAAGAAGTCTTGTTACTCTCAGGAGACCGCCGTATGGTGGTGGACGACTGTCTGTCACGCCGCATTACTTTGAAAAAAGGCCGTAACATTCTGCGTGGAGCAGTTATTAACGGTCCAGGAATGAGCGATTTCTGCGTTCGCTTCCTCCATGAGGATGGCACGCCGGTTAAGAACATTACAATTATGCAACCATGA
- a CDS encoding alpha/beta hydrolase-fold protein yields MKNKLANAILIALIGFPVVASAQGAFPEGSVPNEHNIAGAEYPRIGSDNRVYFRIHAPNATKMEISFRGEMTKEADGWWSLVSKEPEVVGFHYYQIITDGVSTADPNGKPFFGMGKWVSGIEIPEKGVDYYSIKNVPHGLVSDSWYYSNIRKEWRKCVVYIPAEYDKNPKKKYPVLYLQHGMGENETSWSMQGKMNFIMDNLISAGKARPMIVVMDNGNIESFNPRPGESRQDAMKRFGGQFPDILLNEIIPHIEKTFRTLTDRENRAMAGLSWGGLLTFNTTLNHLDKFAYIGGFSGAGNIDLKNLDTVYNGVFKDRKAFNNKVHAFFFGIGSKENPARTKSLSDGLKAAGINTIYYESPGTAHEFLTWRRCLKEFVPLLFVKK; encoded by the coding sequence ATGAAAAATAAATTAGCAAACGCTATTCTTATAGCTTTAATAGGTTTCCCGGTGGTTGCCTCAGCACAAGGGGCTTTTCCTGAAGGAAGCGTGCCAAACGAACACAACATTGCCGGTGCGGAGTATCCTCGTATCGGCTCCGACAACAGAGTTTATTTTCGTATTCATGCACCCAATGCCACTAAAATGGAAATAAGTTTTCGTGGTGAGATGACCAAAGAGGCCGATGGCTGGTGGTCGCTCGTGTCCAAAGAGCCTGAAGTAGTGGGTTTTCACTATTATCAGATTATTACAGATGGAGTAAGTACTGCTGATCCCAATGGTAAGCCATTTTTCGGAATGGGTAAATGGGTTAGTGGTATTGAGATCCCTGAAAAGGGCGTAGATTACTATTCTATCAAGAATGTACCTCATGGTTTGGTAAGCGATAGTTGGTACTACTCCAATATTCGTAAGGAATGGCGCAAGTGTGTAGTTTATATTCCTGCTGAATACGATAAGAATCCTAAGAAAAAATATCCTGTGCTCTACCTGCAACATGGTATGGGCGAAAATGAAACTAGCTGGTCTATGCAGGGCAAGATGAACTTTATCATGGACAATCTTATTTCTGCGGGCAAAGCACGTCCGATGATTGTGGTGATGGACAACGGTAATATTGAGTCGTTCAATCCTAGACCGGGTGAATCACGCCAGGATGCGATGAAACGTTTTGGTGGTCAATTTCCAGATATCTTGCTGAATGAGATTATACCTCATATCGAAAAGACTTTCCGTACATTGACAGATCGGGAAAACCGTGCTATGGCAGGTCTTTCGTGGGGAGGATTGCTTACGTTTAACACTACACTTAACCACCTCGATAAGTTCGCTTATATCGGTGGGTTCAGTGGAGCAGGGAACATCGACCTTAAAAATCTTGATACCGTTTATAACGGTGTGTTCAAAGATCGTAAGGCATTCAACAACAAAGTTCACGCATTTTTCTTTGGTATCGGTTCAAAAGAAAATCCTGCACGTACAAAGTCGTTGTCTGACGGATTGAAGGCTGCCGGAATTAATACCATTTACTACGAATCGCCGGGGACTGCTCATGAATTTCTTACTTGGCGTCGCTGTTTGAAGGAGTTTGTTCCTTTGTTGTTTGTTAAAAAGTAA
- a CDS encoding alpha/beta hydrolase-fold protein, which yields MKTLLKLAFSSLLALPLTANAQQETFPEGSVPNEHNLEGVQWPRVDAKGNTYFKIHAPYAKKVQISFRGPMTREADGYWTYVSPKPETVGFHYYQIIVDSVSAADPGTKSYYGMSKWVSAIEIPEGLPYDKVQNVPHGDIRMKKYWSEMTQAWRMCYVYTPPQYDKNSNETYPVLYLQHGGGENETGWVFQGRMSNIIDNLIAEKKAVPMIVVMDRGYAMPPGQSTVRFDNPKTNAFLAGAAVVPPSAPRQTPRPAMNMQRMLGLFPKLLVKEIVPMIDASFRTKPTRENRAMAGLSMGAMHTYIVVMNNQDKFASLGAFSGGGAGPVDQIDTLYDGIFANPQKFNKEFKLFFMSTGSEENPDRVKTFAEAMKAKGLKNVVYYESPGTAHEWLTWRRSLHEFIPLLFK from the coding sequence ATGAAAACTTTATTAAAGCTTGCTTTCTCTTCTCTATTGGCATTGCCATTGACGGCGAATGCTCAGCAAGAGACTTTTCCCGAGGGGAGTGTTCCGAACGAACATAACCTTGAGGGAGTTCAATGGCCTCGTGTGGATGCCAAAGGAAATACTTATTTTAAAATACATGCTCCGTATGCAAAGAAAGTGCAAATCAGTTTTCGTGGTCCGATGACTCGCGAAGCGGATGGGTATTGGACATATGTGTCGCCTAAGCCTGAAACGGTAGGATTTCACTACTACCAGATTATTGTTGATAGCGTTTCTGCTGCCGATCCCGGTACCAAATCATACTACGGCATGAGCAAATGGGTAAGTGCTATCGAAATTCCGGAGGGTTTACCTTATGATAAGGTACAAAATGTGCCTCACGGCGATATTCGCATGAAAAAATATTGGTCGGAAATGACCCAGGCATGGAGAATGTGCTATGTTTATACGCCTCCTCAATATGATAAAAATTCCAATGAAACTTATCCCGTTCTCTATCTGCAACATGGTGGTGGTGAAAACGAAACCGGATGGGTATTTCAGGGACGCATGAGTAATATTATAGATAATTTAATTGCCGAGAAAAAGGCTGTGCCGATGATTGTTGTGATGGATCGCGGTTATGCTATGCCTCCCGGACAGTCTACAGTCAGATTTGACAATCCTAAAACAAATGCTTTCCTTGCTGGTGCAGCAGTCGTTCCCCCTTCTGCTCCGAGGCAAACTCCTCGTCCCGCTATGAATATGCAACGTATGTTGGGTCTGTTTCCTAAATTACTCGTAAAAGAAATTGTTCCGATGATTGATGCCTCGTTCCGCACCAAACCTACACGTGAAAACCGAGCTATGGCAGGACTTTCGATGGGTGCTATGCATACTTATATTGTGGTGATGAACAATCAGGATAAATTTGCCAGCCTAGGCGCTTTCAGTGGTGGCGGGGCAGGTCCGGTTGATCAAATAGATACTTTGTATGATGGCATCTTTGCGAATCCTCAAAAGTTTAACAAGGAGTTCAAATTATTCTTCATGAGTACCGGCTCGGAAGAGAACCCAGATAGAGTAAAAACGTTTGCTGAAGCCATGAAAGCTAAAGGCCTCAAAAATGTGGTCTATTATGAATCACCGGGAACTGCCCATGAATGGCTCACTTGGCGCCGTTCGCTCCATGAATTTATACCACTTCTTTTCAAATAA
- a CDS encoding RagB/SusD family nutrient uptake outer membrane protein, producing MKKIIYSLLGVAFLFSACEDRLNIEQKGVISFDSFYKTDDDAQNALNNLYQSFCLNIAGNEGVYVALPVLFDEAGDDMLAAGNMYGDNDFGAQINEFRYDSQNEVIKNTYWGLYGVIYDCNLILDNIEANTPVKKRVCGEARVLRAWSHMMLAIGWDCPPLVDHILSPSEKPANNAVEGGHNGLLEWCAKEAEAVVADLDERESPSDKVGASKVTKGLALTVAGKARLFKGDYAGAKADLEQVIASKKYELVPTDRWAHLFHESGDLCEEMIFQANVLENAGIGDWSNKIQRTSWMWIQFWNWRTDKLASKPSFIGPDGWGGHSIRADFAERMLANDGNSVRRKATFLTGDEFLYEMEWNGTKDKNLSRAELEKSRDIGIEDPTGLYGFAGYFANKFVAWPEDNEKGWYGFKNLTIFRYAEVLLMYAEACAQTTDPTGLGLKCLQDIQNRAGSAHVSTELTLQEVKNEKSYEMWLEAVRFPDMVRWGDTDGIVNNGKDIPVTKDAYFSKDEPIHRLYVELTNPNKGKTGFVKGKHEYFPYPFDETSINPNIVQNPSGEASAE from the coding sequence ATGAAAAAAATAATATATTCCCTTTTAGGTGTTGCATTCCTTTTCAGTGCTTGTGAGGATCGCCTCAACATTGAACAGAAAGGTGTCATATCGTTTGATAGTTTCTATAAGACTGATGATGATGCACAGAATGCACTCAACAACCTCTATCAGTCATTCTGTTTGAATATAGCTGGTAATGAGGGCGTTTATGTGGCTCTTCCTGTACTTTTTGACGAAGCTGGTGATGATATGTTGGCAGCCGGTAACATGTATGGTGACAACGACTTTGGTGCGCAGATTAACGAATTCCGTTATGATTCACAAAATGAAGTAATCAAGAATACATATTGGGGACTTTATGGCGTAATTTATGATTGTAACCTTATTTTGGACAATATAGAGGCAAATACTCCTGTTAAGAAAAGAGTTTGTGGTGAAGCTCGTGTATTGCGAGCTTGGTCGCATATGATGCTTGCTATTGGCTGGGATTGCCCACCATTGGTTGATCATATTCTTAGTCCTAGTGAGAAACCGGCTAATAACGCTGTTGAAGGCGGACACAACGGATTGTTGGAATGGTGTGCTAAAGAAGCAGAGGCTGTAGTGGCTGATCTTGATGAACGCGAAAGCCCGTCTGATAAAGTTGGTGCATCAAAGGTTACAAAAGGCTTAGCTCTTACTGTAGCTGGTAAAGCTCGCTTGTTCAAAGGTGATTATGCCGGAGCGAAAGCTGACTTGGAGCAGGTTATTGCATCAAAAAAATATGAACTCGTTCCTACTGATCGTTGGGCACATTTGTTCCACGAATCGGGCGACCTTTGTGAGGAGATGATTTTCCAAGCGAATGTACTTGAAAATGCAGGTATTGGTGACTGGAGTAATAAAATTCAGCGTACATCCTGGATGTGGATTCAGTTCTGGAATTGGCGTACTGATAAATTGGCTTCTAAGCCTTCATTTATCGGCCCTGATGGTTGGGGTGGTCATTCTATTCGTGCTGACTTTGCAGAACGTATGTTGGCAAATGATGGTAATTCAGTTCGTCGTAAAGCAACATTCCTTACTGGTGACGAATTCCTCTATGAAATGGAGTGGAACGGTACCAAGGATAAAAACTTGAGTCGCGCAGAACTTGAAAAATCTCGTGATATTGGTATTGAGGATCCAACAGGACTTTATGGTTTCGCAGGTTATTTCGCTAACAAGTTTGTTGCGTGGCCTGAAGATAATGAAAAAGGTTGGTATGGATTTAAAAACCTCACCATCTTCCGCTATGCTGAAGTTCTATTGATGTATGCTGAGGCTTGTGCACAGACTACTGATCCTACTGGTCTTGGTTTGAAATGTCTTCAAGATATTCAGAATCGTGCAGGTTCTGCTCATGTCTCAACTGAACTTACATTACAGGAAGTGAAGAACGAGAAGAGTTATGAAATGTGGCTTGAAGCAGTTCGTTTCCCTGATATGGTACGTTGGGGCGATACAGATGGTATTGTAAACAATGGTAAGGATATTCCAGTTACCAAGGATGCTTACTTCAGTAAGGATGAACCTATTCATCGTCTTTATGTGGAGCTAACAAATCCTAACAAGGGGAAGACAGGTTTTGTGAAGGGTAAACATGAGTATTTCCCATACCCATTTGATGAAACATCAATCAATCCTAATATTGTACAGAACCCGAGTGGTGAAGCAAGTGCTGAATAA